The nucleotide sequence AGCCGTCAAATATAGGTTGAAAATCGGTTGATTGCGGGGCGGCATTGCAACATGCAGCAGCCCCTGAGTACCTTGCCGCGGGATGGAGCGGGCCCAGAGCCCGGCCGCCCAACTCTGGCTTTTCAACCCGTGTGTTTCGTGAACAACTCTGTTTCTCTGCTTCCTGCGCTGGCCCTGGTGGCGGCCCTGGCACTGCCCGGCTGTGTGGCCTCCAAAAAATACGACGACCTGAAGGCCCGCCAGGCGTCCACGGAACAAGGCAAGGCCGAAGCCGAGCGCCAGCAGCGCACGGCCGTAGCCGAGCTGCGCAAAGCCACCGACGAGCTGGCCGAAATGCGCCTGCAGAACCGCCGCCTCCAGGACGACTCCACACAGACCGGCACCGCCCTGCGCCGCACCCGCCAGCTCTACACCCAGCTCACCGACAGCTACGACAAGCTGCTGAAAAACTCCGACCGGGAGCTGGCCAACAAGTCGTCGGACTACAACAAGGTGGCCCAGGACCTGGCGCGCCGCGAGGCCGAGCTGGGCGAGCTGGACGCCGGCCTGCGCCGCAGCCGCGCCGACATCGACAAGCTCAACGCCGACCTGAAAACCCGCGAAGCCCGCTTGGCGGAGCTGCAGAAAGCCCTAGCCGAAAAAGACAAAGCCGTGAACGACCTGCGCGCCAGCGTCACGAACGCGCTGCGCGGCTTCCAGGGCACCGATTTGCAGGTGCAGATGAAGGACGGCAAGGTGTACGTGTCGCTGTCGGAACAGCTGCTGTTCAAGTCGGGCTCGACGAAGGTGGACCCCAAGGGCCAGGAGGCGCTCAAGCAGCTGGC is from Hymenobacter yonginensis and encodes:
- a CDS encoding OmpA family protein translates to MNNSVSLLPALALVAALALPGCVASKKYDDLKARQASTEQGKAEAERQQRTAVAELRKATDELAEMRLQNRRLQDDSTQTGTALRRTRQLYTQLTDSYDKLLKNSDRELANKSSDYNKVAQDLARREAELGELDAGLRRSRADIDKLNADLKTREARLAELQKALAEKDKAVNDLRASVTNALRGFQGTDLQVQMKDGKVYVSLSEQLLFKSGSTKVDPKGQEALKQLATVLQQQPDVNVVVEGHTDNVPFSRPAGAMQDNWDLSVLRATEIARLLAAGGVPPQRVTASGRSQYVPVAANDSPQNKALNRRTEIILTPKLNELLKILDSNSTTGGK